From Halobacillus sp. Marseille-Q1614, the proteins below share one genomic window:
- a CDS encoding DUF1129 family protein, which yields MTLSKQSEEFLENLQLYLTSAGRSEHQIEEIVGELEDHLTEAESEGKNVDSLIGQSPKEYMEQIAAEMPLNRRTVFQYISMIILGAFAYILLGDVINGGITLSVLELAGYPMVVILFTLLTAAVFRYMASSSPRKTKEWILFGILGFTPIVLFGALIFANQYYSTSSIEFNTAANVIAAVAAVAVFVGMAIWSKTWFTIIIPLLLFVPELLVKLTSFTKETQLAVSSSAMFIGMMTYLFFIGRKAKAEEKRTSSL from the coding sequence ATGACATTATCTAAACAGAGTGAGGAGTTTCTTGAGAACCTACAATTATACCTAACGTCAGCAGGAAGAAGTGAGCATCAAATTGAAGAAATCGTCGGTGAACTGGAGGACCATTTAACAGAAGCAGAAAGCGAAGGCAAGAATGTCGACAGCCTGATCGGCCAATCGCCAAAGGAATATATGGAGCAGATTGCAGCAGAGATGCCTTTAAATAGAAGGACGGTTTTTCAATATATATCGATGATTATACTGGGGGCGTTTGCTTACATTTTACTCGGAGACGTGATCAACGGCGGCATCACATTATCGGTATTAGAATTGGCCGGTTATCCAATGGTCGTAATTCTTTTCACACTCCTTACAGCGGCCGTCTTTCGTTACATGGCAAGCTCAAGTCCACGAAAAACTAAGGAGTGGATCCTTTTTGGGATACTGGGCTTTACTCCGATTGTGCTGTTTGGAGCTTTAATTTTTGCCAATCAATATTACTCAACGAGTTCCATTGAATTCAATACCGCTGCCAACGTTATCGCTGCTGTAGCAGCCGTTGCTGTTTTTGTAGGAATGGCTATCTGGAGTAAAACGTGGTTTACGATCATTATACCGCTGCTGCTGTTTGTTCCTGAATTATTAGTGAAGCTGACCAGCTTTACAAAGGAGACGCAGCTGGCGGTGTCAAGCTCTGCCATGTTTATCGGGATGATGACTTACTTATTCTTCATTGGCCGAAAAGCAAAAGCAGAGGAAAAAAGAACTTCATCCCTTTAG
- a CDS encoding LrgB family protein, whose amino-acid sequence MVAILMFAVTIVVFLLMSRLYTRFHNPLLAPVLTSTLLIVLMLVIFQIPYETYMKGGRWIDTFLGPAVVALAYPMYKQRKEILTYLLPVLSGVLAGLVTALGTGLLFAKAFGIDRIQILSMVPKSLTTPVAIPVSTEIGGIPSMTVVFTMVAGFTGLIAGPLLLKWTRMTSAMGQGIAFGSASHALGTSKALEYGEETASMSSVAMSLTAIFGSVLGPLFVWIFQI is encoded by the coding sequence ATGGTGGCCATTCTGATGTTTGCTGTAACCATAGTTGTCTTTTTACTGATGAGCCGCCTATACACCCGCTTTCATAATCCGTTATTAGCACCTGTTTTAACATCGACGCTGCTCATTGTCCTTATGCTCGTCATTTTTCAAATTCCATATGAAACGTATATGAAGGGAGGCCGGTGGATCGATACTTTTTTAGGCCCGGCTGTCGTTGCCCTCGCCTATCCCATGTATAAGCAGAGAAAAGAGATCCTGACTTATTTGCTGCCGGTACTCTCCGGGGTTCTGGCTGGACTTGTGACAGCTCTTGGCACCGGCCTGTTATTTGCCAAAGCATTCGGTATTGACCGTATCCAGATCCTCTCCATGGTTCCTAAATCATTAACCACACCCGTCGCGATCCCGGTTTCAACAGAAATCGGAGGCATTCCTTCAATGACGGTGGTTTTTACAATGGTTGCGGGATTTACCGGGCTTATCGCAGGTCCGCTTCTGTTAAAATGGACGCGCATGACAAGTGCGATGGGACAGGGGATCGCTTTTGGAAGTGCCTCTCACGCATTAGGTACATCAAAAGCTTTAGAATACGGGGAAGAGACAGCTTCGATGAGCTCGGTCGCGATGAGTCTGACTGCCATTTTCGGATCTGTGCTCGGACCTCTATTTGTATGGATATTCCAAATTTAA
- a CDS encoding sulfite exporter TauE/SafE family protein, with the protein MDIVLFIIIILTASILQTSTGFGFSILATPFLLLLFEPREAIQINLILSLVISLALIQKIKEDIDFGIVRRFIAGSAAGLPVGMLIFLTLEISMLKIVVSVIILLLTFMLMLNFRVSQTKGRDLITGSLSGTLTTSIGMPGPPLLLYFAGTNTQKETLRATTLAFYLFIYLISLVIQVLFAGTNAVIWIASGLGLPLVLIGLFAGQLLFKWINPRLFQIFIYVILLFTGIYLLVENWNA; encoded by the coding sequence TTGGATATTGTATTGTTTATCATCATCATTCTAACAGCTTCTATTCTGCAGACGAGCACCGGCTTCGGCTTCTCTATTCTCGCCACTCCATTTTTACTGCTGCTTTTTGAACCGAGAGAAGCGATTCAAATCAACCTTATTCTATCTCTCGTAATCTCGTTGGCGTTAATTCAAAAGATTAAGGAAGATATTGACTTTGGGATCGTCAGAAGGTTTATTGCAGGCAGTGCAGCAGGTTTGCCGGTCGGGATGTTAATTTTTCTTACCCTGGAGATCAGCATGCTGAAGATTGTAGTAAGTGTCATTATTTTGCTGTTAACCTTTATGCTGATGCTGAACTTTAGAGTTTCTCAAACCAAAGGGAGAGATTTAATCACCGGAAGCTTATCCGGCACTCTGACTACGAGTATCGGGATGCCCGGCCCTCCGCTGCTCCTTTATTTTGCAGGAACGAATACACAGAAAGAAACATTAAGAGCGACCACGCTCGCTTTTTATTTATTTATCTATTTAATCAGTTTAGTTATTCAAGTATTATTTGCGGGAACCAATGCAGTGATTTGGATAGCAAGCGGTCTCGGTCTCCCGTTAGTGCTTATAGGTTTATTTGCAGGACAGCTGCTGTTTAAATGGATCAACCCTCGATTGTTCCAAATATTTATATATGTCATTTTGTTATTCACAGGCATTTATTTACTCGTCGAAAACTGGAATGCATAA
- a CDS encoding DUF1540 domain-containing protein, with translation MAKDVLCEVNNCKYWDHGNKCSAEAIYVVSHSGKQASKQEETDCKTFEPQH, from the coding sequence ATGGCGAAAGATGTACTGTGTGAAGTAAACAACTGTAAATATTGGGATCATGGGAACAAATGCAGCGCGGAGGCTATCTATGTAGTCAGCCATAGCGGCAAACAGGCTTCCAAGCAGGAAGAAACCGACTGTAAAACATTCGAACCTCAACATTAA
- the spoVB gene encoding stage V sporulation protein B — MTKQSLLKGTIILTIGALITRILGFANGIVMANVLGPEGVGLIMMAMPVTGLLITLTTLGLPVAISKLVAEAEVKNDPQRVKKILIVSLTTTSVIGILLMGGALIGAKVLASIFLTDQRAYYSLLAVIPIIPIIAVSSVIKGYFRGKQNMTPIALSQVIEQFSRIGFIFLFVQWLLPYGLEFAAAGAVLSGIIGEAFSLLYLMSAFKWFKRRRFSFRQPFSKVDKGKRVFFDLMHTGLPTTGNGLIHSLIGVIQPILITQSLAIAGVGTALATQQFGIVMGFVIPLLMLPGFVTNSLSIPLIPAISEAKEQNATGLIHKRTQQSIRIALIVGVPSSLVLWLFADQLTTVIYNSPEAAILLKMMAPFHLLQYFRIPLQAVITGLGKANLVMVNDLIANAAKLAFIFLLASRPDFGIYGVCLGISASVILGTLLHFATISKLVGFRFVPGDFIKVGLSGAIMGFVGHGTFDYLSTVTTNQILLLCASVFVTMLTYLLLLLFLGVIKLRLKR; from the coding sequence ATGACCAAACAAAGTCTTCTTAAAGGAACAATCATTCTCACCATCGGCGCCCTGATCACCCGGATTCTAGGGTTTGCAAATGGGATCGTCATGGCTAATGTATTAGGTCCTGAAGGGGTCGGCCTCATCATGATGGCGATGCCTGTGACCGGCTTATTAATTACGCTAACAACGCTTGGGCTTCCGGTTGCGATATCGAAGCTTGTGGCTGAAGCTGAAGTAAAAAATGACCCGCAGCGGGTGAAAAAGATACTGATTGTTTCTTTAACGACGACCAGTGTGATCGGTATCCTTTTAATGGGCGGAGCGCTCATTGGAGCAAAAGTGCTGGCCTCGATTTTCCTTACCGACCAGCGCGCTTACTACTCACTGCTTGCCGTTATTCCAATCATTCCTATTATAGCGGTTTCTTCAGTCATTAAGGGATATTTTCGCGGAAAGCAAAATATGACTCCGATTGCCCTTTCACAGGTGATTGAGCAGTTCTCAAGAATCGGTTTTATTTTCTTATTCGTTCAGTGGCTGCTTCCTTATGGACTGGAGTTTGCGGCAGCAGGCGCTGTGTTAAGCGGAATTATTGGGGAAGCTTTCTCCTTACTGTATTTAATGTCTGCTTTTAAATGGTTCAAGCGCCGGCGCTTTTCGTTTCGTCAGCCTTTTTCTAAAGTGGACAAGGGCAAGCGTGTCTTCTTTGACTTAATGCATACAGGACTCCCGACAACGGGAAACGGCTTGATCCACTCATTAATCGGAGTTATTCAGCCGATTCTTATTACCCAGAGTCTGGCGATTGCCGGGGTCGGTACAGCCCTGGCCACTCAGCAGTTCGGGATCGTTATGGGGTTTGTCATCCCGCTGTTAATGCTGCCAGGCTTTGTTACGAATTCGCTGTCCATTCCTTTAATACCGGCGATCAGTGAAGCAAAAGAGCAGAACGCGACAGGCCTGATTCACAAGAGGACCCAGCAGTCGATTCGGATTGCCTTAATCGTCGGCGTGCCAAGTTCCCTTGTGCTGTGGCTGTTTGCCGATCAGCTGACGACGGTTATATACAACTCACCGGAAGCTGCAATCCTGCTGAAAATGATGGCTCCTTTTCACCTGCTTCAGTATTTCCGAATACCGCTGCAAGCAGTTATCACCGGGTTAGGAAAAGCAAACCTTGTTATGGTGAACGACCTGATTGCAAATGCAGCTAAACTAGCCTTTATATTTTTACTGGCTTCCCGGCCGGATTTTGGGATTTACGGTGTTTGTTTAGGCATCAGCGCCAGCGTCATTCTCGGAACGCTGCTTCACTTTGCTACGATATCTAAGCTTGTCGGCTTTCGCTTTGTTCCGGGAGACTTTATAAAAGTCGGATTGTCAGGGGCAATTATGGGTTTTGTCGGGCATGGCACGTTTGATTATTTAAGTACAGTTACGACAAACCAGATTCTCCTGCTTTGTGCGTCGGTCTTCGTTACTATGCTCACTTACCTCCTTTTATTATTATTCTTAGGGGTCATTAAATTAAGACTTAAAAGATAA
- a CDS encoding VOC family protein yields MKAWNYMRIARPTTKIEPMRHFYGEVLGLKLIGEFNHNGYHGLLYGLPDQTVHLELLQSDHDLETKAPSKDHLLVFYLNTKEEIEQQKSYFRKYGFEPVEPLNPYWKDKGYTFEDPEGWRIVFCIDISKYEQGEKF; encoded by the coding sequence ATGAAAGCATGGAATTATATGCGGATCGCGAGGCCTACAACAAAAATTGAACCAATGAGGCATTTCTATGGCGAAGTGTTAGGTCTCAAGCTGATTGGAGAATTTAATCACAACGGCTATCACGGGCTACTGTACGGCTTGCCGGACCAGACAGTCCATCTCGAACTTTTACAAAGTGATCATGATCTTGAAACGAAAGCACCCTCTAAAGATCATTTACTCGTATTCTACTTAAATACCAAAGAAGAAATTGAGCAGCAGAAGAGCTATTTTAGAAAGTATGGATTTGAACCTGTAGAGCCGCTGAACCCATATTGGAAGGATAAAGGGTATACCTTTGAGGATCCTGAAGGCTGGCGCATTGTATTTTGTATCGATATTTCAAAATACGAGCAAGGAGAAAAATTTTAG
- a CDS encoding chloramphenicol phosphotransferase CPT family protein — MQQGQIILLNGVSSSGKSTLAKQLASKLRNYFPLSIDDFDELIERMEDRTLEKLIPIPTEHFFHQTTAMFSDRGINLIVDQILHNDDTMKDAFTVLKDYPIFFVGVHCSLDELERREAARGDRTIGQAEKQLAYVHQQGEVYDVTVDTSQGEAADVVIKQLKSQKSAKGWKSTLKKTGLK, encoded by the coding sequence GTGCAGCAGGGCCAAATTATTCTGCTTAATGGTGTATCAAGTTCAGGGAAGAGCACTCTGGCAAAGCAGCTTGCTTCAAAGCTTAGGAATTATTTCCCGTTAAGCATTGATGATTTTGATGAACTCATTGAACGAATGGAAGATCGCACGCTTGAAAAGCTGATTCCAATTCCGACCGAGCACTTTTTTCATCAAACGACTGCTATGTTTTCTGATCGGGGGATCAACCTGATCGTGGATCAAATTCTACATAATGACGATACGATGAAAGACGCCTTCACAGTGTTAAAAGATTATCCTATTTTCTTTGTAGGGGTGCATTGTTCTCTGGATGAACTGGAAAGAAGAGAAGCAGCTAGGGGCGACCGCACGATCGGCCAGGCAGAAAAGCAGCTGGCATATGTTCATCAGCAGGGGGAAGTGTATGACGTTACAGTAGATACTTCTCAGGGAGAGGCAGCTGATGTTGTGATTAAACAATTAAAAAGTCAGAAGTCTGCCAAAGGCTGGAAATCGACTTTGAAAAAAACGGGCTTGAAATAA
- the mgtE gene encoding magnesium transporter encodes MSLAMTENEITLAIIQSLKDGKKRAFQHIISELHPYDIALQYHHIPVKHSDKYLLYLTLDQLTSLMGELDQGDQLDVLQRLGRKKSTKVLDLMENDDLASLLTDMEPEKIKELLSEMKDEESKIVQNMMTYPPETAGRFMNNRYVWIPRHYTVREAVDKLKDFAELAEYLNYLYVIDEEKSLVGVVSYKDLILGEITDKIEDIMYTRVVKADVHTDQEEVASIINRYDFVSLPIVEEGDRLVGVITVDDVLDVVYQEANEDIEKLSASGKAIDFSTKPLIAAYRRLPWLILLLFIGLISGSIISSFESTLETVVALAFFMPMIAGMTGNTGTQSLAVVVRGLASQDLNFKQVAKLVSRELWVGMIIGVTCGILISLIAYIWRGNITLGLVVGSSLLLTLIIGTIAGTVIPLILYKLKIDPAVASGPLITTINDILSLLIFFGIATAFISRLM; translated from the coding sequence ATGTCTCTGGCCATGACAGAAAACGAAATTACCCTTGCAATTATACAATCATTAAAAGATGGCAAGAAAAGAGCTTTCCAGCATATCATCAGCGAACTGCATCCTTACGATATCGCCCTGCAGTATCACCATATTCCCGTCAAACATTCCGATAAATATCTGCTGTATTTAACTCTTGATCAGCTGACCAGTCTTATGGGAGAACTCGATCAGGGGGATCAGCTTGATGTGCTGCAAAGATTAGGAAGGAAAAAATCAACGAAAGTTCTCGACTTAATGGAGAATGATGATTTAGCCTCACTGCTGACGGACATGGAGCCGGAAAAGATTAAAGAACTGCTTTCGGAAATGAAAGATGAAGAATCGAAAATCGTTCAAAATATGATGACATACCCGCCAGAAACAGCCGGGCGCTTTATGAACAACCGGTATGTATGGATTCCACGTCACTATACGGTCAGGGAAGCCGTCGATAAGCTTAAAGACTTCGCGGAACTCGCCGAATATCTTAACTACCTGTACGTCATCGATGAAGAAAAAAGTCTGGTCGGGGTCGTTTCTTATAAAGATCTTATTTTGGGTGAAATCACCGATAAAATTGAAGACATCATGTACACCCGTGTCGTTAAAGCAGATGTGCATACAGACCAGGAAGAAGTCGCCAGTATCATTAACCGATATGATTTCGTTTCCCTCCCCATTGTTGAAGAAGGCGATCGGCTGGTCGGTGTGATCACGGTCGATGATGTCCTTGATGTCGTCTATCAGGAAGCAAACGAAGATATTGAAAAGCTATCCGCCTCCGGTAAAGCAATTGATTTTTCAACAAAACCGCTCATAGCCGCTTACCGACGTCTGCCCTGGCTGATTCTGTTATTATTTATCGGGCTGATTTCAGGTAGTATTATCAGCAGCTTTGAATCGACGTTGGAAACGGTGGTCGCACTGGCTTTCTTTATGCCGATGATTGCCGGCATGACAGGAAATACAGGTACTCAGTCACTCGCTGTTGTCGTACGTGGATTAGCTTCTCAGGATTTAAATTTTAAGCAGGTAGCTAAACTGGTTTCACGCGAACTTTGGGTAGGGATGATTATCGGCGTCACCTGCGGAATTCTCATCTCGTTAATCGCATATATATGGCGGGGGAATATCACCCTGGGGCTTGTCGTTGGAAGTTCCCTGCTGCTCACACTGATCATCGGAACGATCGCCGGCACCGTCATCCCGCTTATTTTATATAAGTTAAAAATAGACCCGGCTGTCGCTTCTGGTCCTTTAATCACAACGATTAATGATATTTTATCTTTACTCATTTTTTTTGGAATCGCGACAGCATTTATTTCGCGTCTTATGTAA
- a CDS encoding DUF3243 domain-containing protein: MANKDPKNVAANMSEEKKDDIMQNFQTFKDYLGDQVNKGEKLGLGEEGLTKGAKRVADYLANHEEPRNREEKVLNELWNAANEEERKHMSHVLVKLADSTN; the protein is encoded by the coding sequence ATGGCTAATAAAGACCCTAAAAATGTAGCAGCAAACATGAGCGAAGAAAAAAAAGATGACATTATGCAGAATTTCCAAACGTTTAAGGACTATCTTGGTGACCAGGTCAACAAAGGTGAAAAGCTCGGTTTAGGTGAAGAAGGACTTACAAAAGGCGCCAAGCGTGTGGCTGATTATCTCGCCAATCACGAGGAGCCGCGTAACCGTGAGGAAAAAGTGTTAAACGAACTTTGGAACGCCGCGAACGAAGAAGAGCGCAAGCACATGTCCCACGTTCTCGTAAAACTTGCTGATTCTACTAACTAA
- a CDS encoding CidA/LrgA family protein, producing MKIIRITLQISIFYLFYLIGEGLRELLNLSIPGSIIGLVLLFSCLSLNLFSVRWIEEGSIFMLSFLPLFFIPATVGVVNYPSFLSMNGVFLVFIVSVSTLLTMIAAGKISEIFLKKEGGD from the coding sequence ATGAAAATCATTCGAATTACTTTGCAGATCTCTATATTTTATCTTTTTTATTTAATAGGAGAAGGGCTGCGCGAACTGTTAAACTTATCGATCCCCGGCAGCATCATCGGGCTGGTCCTTCTCTTTAGCTGCCTGTCTCTCAACCTCTTTTCTGTCCGGTGGATAGAAGAGGGATCGATATTCATGCTTTCTTTTCTTCCGTTATTTTTTATTCCGGCAACTGTCGGAGTCGTGAACTATCCGTCCTTTCTTTCAATGAACGGAGTTTTCTTAGTATTCATCGTTAGTGTGAGCACACTATTGACGATGATCGCGGCAGGGAAAATCAGCGAAATCTTTTTAAAAAAGGAGGGTGGTGATTGA
- a CDS encoding LysM peptidoglycan-binding domain-containing protein, giving the protein MPIVDQTHFMYTVQPGDTLYTIANRFGTNVSLIESANALYPPITDPGLIYPGQLLVLTRPGLHEVYQMVSQGDTLYSYAQRYSASVDLLHGINPQVANPVFIYPNQFLRVPAFIYDIEPGDTLNSLSRRFGLSLAALLNANKYRPGLSPDVIYPGYYLVVPLPSSQNILVTQPFAGTPLIDGQLLSGYARAFEGSILYRIIDSTGQVVTDESPIQTSAGAPMYGRFSTPVRFDRPPSAAEGELWVYTRSANDGSVQDLVQVAVRF; this is encoded by the coding sequence ATGCCGATCGTGGACCAGACTCATTTTATGTACACCGTTCAGCCCGGAGATACACTATATACGATTGCCAACCGGTTTGGGACGAATGTTTCGCTGATTGAATCCGCAAACGCTCTCTACCCTCCGATTACCGACCCAGGACTGATCTATCCCGGACAGCTGTTAGTGCTGACAAGACCAGGCCTTCACGAGGTGTATCAAATGGTCAGCCAGGGGGACACGCTCTATTCCTACGCTCAGAGGTATTCAGCCAGCGTGGATTTACTGCACGGAATTAATCCTCAGGTCGCAAATCCTGTTTTTATTTACCCCAATCAGTTTTTGAGAGTTCCTGCTTTTATTTATGATATCGAACCGGGGGATACGCTGAACAGCCTCAGCCGCCGCTTTGGCCTATCACTGGCTGCCCTGTTGAATGCCAACAAATATCGTCCGGGGTTATCTCCTGACGTCATTTATCCAGGCTATTATCTTGTTGTTCCTCTGCCTTCCTCCCAGAATATTTTAGTAACCCAGCCGTTTGCCGGCACTCCTTTAATAGACGGCCAGTTGCTCAGCGGGTACGCGAGAGCTTTTGAAGGAAGCATTTTATACCGGATCATCGACAGTACAGGTCAAGTTGTTACCGATGAATCTCCTATTCAAACGTCAGCAGGAGCCCCTATGTATGGCCGTTTTTCCACTCCTGTACGATTCGACCGGCCGCCATCTGCAGCAGAAGGGGAATTGTGGGTATATACGAGAAGTGCCAATGACGGAAGCGTCCAGGATTTAGTACAGGTAGCTGTTCGATTCTAA
- a CDS encoding PadR family transcriptional regulator — protein MSSSQILKGILEGCLLSIIGKGETYGYEMMEKLNEHGFSMVKEGSIYPLLLRMKKEGLVTTTQKKLPSGGPKRKYYALTAEGEEELHNFKVKWEKISRSVDHLLREERKDDII, from the coding sequence TTGTCTTCAAGTCAGATACTCAAAGGGATTTTGGAGGGGTGTCTTCTCTCCATCATTGGAAAAGGAGAAACGTACGGCTACGAAATGATGGAGAAGCTGAATGAGCATGGTTTCTCCATGGTGAAGGAAGGAAGCATCTATCCTCTCCTGCTGAGGATGAAAAAGGAAGGCCTCGTGACGACAACGCAAAAGAAACTGCCATCAGGCGGACCGAAGCGGAAATATTATGCGTTGACCGCTGAAGGAGAAGAAGAGCTTCACAATTTTAAAGTAAAATGGGAAAAGATTTCTCGCAGTGTTGACCATTTATTACGGGAGGAAAGAAAGGATGACATTATCTAA
- a CDS encoding CotD family spore coat protein, translated as MNKGFQGFHGQNDMMGQNDVMGQQAQNNMMGPGQVMGQSQDYDDDDDYDNNQVAPAVQQPTETMPAQVEPVREFTENFNREVLIPVVHPSHTTQIHHTHYKYLHSYPHTCSVVNTYSCENVRVPYPPQNWMGPQRPRW; from the coding sequence ATGAACAAAGGTTTCCAAGGATTTCACGGCCAAAACGACATGATGGGGCAAAACGACGTGATGGGTCAGCAAGCCCAAAACAACATGATGGGTCCTGGTCAAGTAATGGGTCAAAGTCAGGATTACGATGACGATGATGATTATGATAATAATCAAGTTGCGCCTGCTGTGCAGCAGCCAACTGAGACAATGCCTGCTCAGGTTGAACCTGTAAGGGAATTCACCGAGAATTTTAATCGAGAGGTGCTAATCCCAGTTGTTCATCCGAGTCATACGACTCAAATTCATCATACGCATTATAAATATTTGCATTCTTATCCGCATACCTGCTCCGTAGTTAACACTTATTCCTGTGAGAATGTTCGTGTTCCTTACCCTCCACAAAACTGGATGGGGCCGCAGCGTCCTAGATGGTAA